In Aequorivita sp. H23M31, a single window of DNA contains:
- a CDS encoding alpha/beta hydrolase family protein produces MIIKKNLVLNTANKKPILYDLYYYKSGEPLPLVIFSHGYKGFKDWGAWNLVAEAFAEAGFCFIKFNFSHNGGTMEQPIDFPDLEAFAENNFSLELDDLNRVLNGIEDNEMNLEQLVSKVYLIGHSRGGGTVLIKAQEDSRIDRVVTWAGVSDFKSRFHENSPEFENWKNSGITYVENSRTKQQLPHHFQFYEDFKRHEERYTISRAVKNLKIPYLIVQGEDDATVTLSEARKLHGWNPTSKLEVIPSGDHVFGAVHPWKESTLPENLRKVVDKTIDFLK; encoded by the coding sequence ATGATAATAAAGAAGAATTTAGTTTTAAACACGGCAAACAAAAAGCCAATCCTATATGACCTCTACTATTATAAATCAGGAGAACCACTTCCATTGGTTATTTTTAGTCACGGCTACAAGGGTTTTAAAGATTGGGGTGCTTGGAATTTGGTGGCAGAGGCTTTTGCCGAAGCTGGTTTTTGCTTCATAAAATTCAATTTTTCCCATAATGGAGGAACAATGGAACAACCAATAGATTTCCCCGATTTGGAGGCTTTTGCGGAAAATAACTTTTCACTGGAGCTAGATGATCTAAATAGGGTTTTAAATGGCATAGAAGATAATGAAATGAATTTGGAGCAACTGGTTTCCAAAGTATATCTCATTGGACATAGCCGTGGTGGTGGAACAGTTTTGATAAAGGCACAGGAGGATTCAAGAATCGACAGGGTAGTAACCTGGGCGGGAGTAAGTGACTTCAAATCTAGATTTCATGAGAATTCACCTGAATTCGAAAATTGGAAAAATAGCGGAATTACCTACGTAGAAAATAGCCGAACTAAACAGCAACTTCCCCATCATTTTCAGTTTTATGAAGATTTCAAAAGACATGAAGAGCGCTATACCATAAGCCGAGCCGTAAAGAATTTAAAAATTCCTTATCTCATTGTTCAAGGAGAGGATGATGCTACTGTTACCCTATCAGAAGCGCGAAAACTTCACGGATGGAACCCTACCAGCAAATTGGAAGTTATCCCGTCGGGCGATCACGTTTTTGGCGCTGTACATCCCTGGAAAGAATCCACCTTACCCGAAAACTTAAGAAAAGTTGTAGATAAAACAATAGATTTTTTAAAATAG
- a CDS encoding superoxide dismutase, whose translation MSFELPKLPYAFDALEPNIDAKTMEIHHDKHHKGYTDNLNKAIEGTDLEKKSIEDILKNLDMENKAVRNNGGGFFNHSLFWKVMSPNGGGKPSGDLAKAIDEAFGSFDAFKEKFSTAAKTQFGSGWAWLCVNKGGKLEISATPNQDNPLMPGTKCDGYPILGLDVWEHAYYLKYQNKRPDYVEAFWNVVNWDEVASNYAKHK comes from the coding sequence ATGTCATTCGAATTGCCAAAATTGCCCTATGCATTTGATGCATTAGAGCCCAACATCGACGCCAAAACCATGGAAATCCACCATGATAAACACCATAAAGGTTATACAGATAATTTAAATAAGGCCATTGAAGGTACGGACCTCGAAAAAAAATCCATTGAGGATATCCTTAAAAACCTTGATATGGAAAATAAGGCCGTCCGCAACAATGGAGGAGGGTTTTTTAACCATAGTTTATTTTGGAAAGTAATGTCACCTAATGGAGGTGGAAAACCTAGTGGAGATCTTGCCAAAGCGATTGATGAGGCCTTTGGAAGTTTTGATGCCTTTAAAGAAAAGTTTTCAACTGCTGCCAAAACCCAATTTGGCTCAGGCTGGGCTTGGCTTTGCGTGAACAAAGGTGGCAAATTGGAAATTTCCGCTACACCAAACCAAGATAATCCCTTGATGCCTGGAACTAAATGTGATGGTTATCCTATTTTAGGATTGGATGTCTGGGAACACGCGTATTATCTAAAGTATCAAAATAAGCGTCCTGATTATGTGGAAGCATTCTGGAACGTAGTGAATTGGGATGAAGTAGCTTCCAATTACGCAAAACACAAATAA
- a CDS encoding CvpA family protein codes for MNTIDIVLGLILIIAFFMGFRKGFLRVLASLIGLVAGVYCAVFFSGYVADYLVRWFDWSSDINRIAAFVITLVLVVLLFALLGRVLTKVANFALMGFLNKFMGGILNVIKTAFLISVIFMLVNSSENYSILTPEKRETSTLYAPIAVLAPTILPTIEKHLEELDLHPQLEFPINSKRDTLR; via the coding sequence ATGAATACCATCGATATCGTTCTGGGATTGATTTTAATTATTGCCTTTTTTATGGGTTTCCGCAAAGGCTTTCTCCGCGTACTGGCATCCCTGATCGGTTTAGTCGCTGGAGTTTATTGTGCTGTATTTTTTTCGGGATATGTAGCGGATTATTTGGTCCGTTGGTTTGATTGGAGTTCAGATATTAATCGAATAGCCGCGTTTGTTATAACCTTAGTATTGGTAGTCCTTCTTTTTGCTCTTCTGGGCCGTGTTTTAACTAAGGTGGCAAATTTTGCCCTTATGGGATTTCTAAATAAATTTATGGGTGGAATCCTTAATGTCATAAAAACTGCTTTTCTCATTAGTGTTATTTTTATGTTGGTAAATTCTTCAGAAAATTATAGCATTCTAACTCCAGAAAAGCGTGAAACTTCAACGTTATATGCACCGATTGCCGTATTGGCACCCACAATTCTTCCCACAATTGAAAAACATCTTGAAGAATTGGATCTCCATCCACAACTAGAGTTCCCAATAAATTCTAAACGTGATACCTTAAGATAA
- the pheS gene encoding phenylalanine--tRNA ligase subunit alpha, giving the protein MIETIKKHIAEVESFSSAKIEEIENFRIKYLGKKGVLNTFFAEFKNVPNDQKKEFGQVINTLKNAAQDKINELKEAYEGSQETKASYGDLSRPGETVQLGSRHPISLVKNRIIDIFLRIGFNVSEGPEMEDDWHNFSALNLPEYHPARDMQDTFFIQTNPDVLLRTHTSSVQVRYMENNKPPIRTISPGRVYRNEAISARSHCFFHQVEGLYVDKGVSFADLKQTLQYFTTEMFGKSKIRLRPSYFPFTEPSAEVDVYWGLETETDYRMTKGTGWLEIMGCGMVDPNVLKNCGIDSDIYSGFAFGMGIDRIAMLLHQIPDIRMFAENDVRFLEQFKSVL; this is encoded by the coding sequence ATGATAGAAACAATAAAGAAACATATTGCCGAGGTAGAATCTTTTTCATCTGCCAAAATAGAGGAAATCGAAAACTTCCGGATAAAGTATTTGGGTAAAAAGGGAGTTCTAAACACTTTCTTCGCTGAGTTCAAAAATGTACCCAACGATCAAAAGAAGGAATTTGGACAGGTTATCAATACTCTTAAGAATGCTGCCCAGGATAAGATCAATGAATTGAAGGAAGCCTACGAGGGATCACAGGAAACCAAAGCATCCTACGGTGATCTTTCCAGACCAGGAGAGACGGTTCAATTAGGCTCCCGACATCCTATTTCACTTGTTAAGAATAGGATAATCGATATCTTTTTACGCATTGGGTTCAACGTTTCTGAGGGACCTGAAATGGAGGACGACTGGCATAATTTTTCGGCTTTAAACCTTCCAGAATATCATCCCGCACGAGATATGCAGGACACATTCTTTATCCAAACTAATCCCGATGTACTCCTGCGTACGCACACTTCGTCTGTTCAGGTGCGTTATATGGAAAATAATAAACCGCCAATCCGCACTATTTCTCCAGGACGAGTCTATAGAAACGAAGCTATTTCTGCACGTTCACATTGCTTCTTCCACCAAGTAGAAGGTCTCTATGTGGATAAGGGAGTCAGCTTTGCCGATTTAAAGCAGACTTTACAATATTTTACAACAGAAATGTTCGGGAAATCAAAAATCCGACTTCGTCCTTCCTATTTTCCCTTTACTGAACCTAGTGCGGAGGTTGATGTTTATTGGGGCCTGGAAACAGAAACTGACTATAGAATGACTAAGGGAACAGGTTGGTTGGAGATTATGGGTTGCGGTATGGTCGACCCCAATGTGCTAAAGAATTGTGGAATTGACTCTGATATTTACTCCGGTTTCGCCTTCGGAATGGGAATAGATAGAATTGCCATGCTACTCCATCAAATTCCGGATATAAGAATGTTTGCGGAAAATGATGTGAGGTTCCTGGAGCAGTTTAAAAGTGTATTGTAG